GTTTTAGCGGCGATAATTAGTGTGGGGCGCGTGGCGGCGCTTGTACATACGCCGCTTGATGTAGCGGGCGGTGTAATTATTGCGTGCGTCGGGTCGTTGTGGTACGGCGTTGATAAAATTATGAATAGATCTAGTAAAATACGCAAAAATGTAGTAAAATAGCATAAAGTTAACCGAGCGGAGCAATATAGTAATGAATGAAACGGCGAGCGAAACGAGATCAAACCTTGTGCCGATGACGTGGCGCGAGTTGGCGCGGATCGGTGCGATTGGTGCAGTGATAGGCGCGTTGAGCGTTGGTTTGTACGTGTTGTTCCATACGTATATATTCCAAGCGGTGCTGTGCCGCGATCAGGCGAACACAGCGTGCGGGCAGGCGGCAACGTATGCGGCGATCACAACAGCATTTATTGCGTCGTTTGTTGCCGTGGTAGTGCTGGCTCATATTCGCGTGTATCGTCCGCTATTGATTATTCTCGCGGCGATTTTGGCGCTGTGGGGCATCCAGTCGATTGTGGCAGTACTGCCGTGGTATTGGGCGCTTGCCGGCATGATAGCGGTCGGCGCTTTGGCGTACAGTTTGTTCGCGTGGATTGCGCGCATTCGTTCGTTTATTCTGTCGGCAGTGGCGGCGATTGTGATCGCGGTGATTATCCGCTGCATCATCGTATTATAGCCTTGAGTGCTATAATAAGGTCATGGAACTTATTCTTATTGTTTTGCCTATCATTGTCATTGTCGGCTTGGCGTGCGGCTTAATAATTCTGGCGCAAAAGATTAACAAACTCACGCAGCAAAGTGCGGTTGAATTAGTAAAGAGCGATGTCGTGGAGCTGTCGCGGTCAATTGCGGCGCTGCAGCAGACCATGGGCGACAAGCTAGAGCGTTCGCAGCTCGCAACGCAGCAATCGGTGCAAAAGCAGCTGAGTGAAAGCGCGAAATTAGTCGCAGACGTCACGCAGCGCCTGACGAAATTAGACGAAACAAACAAGCGCGTCGTCGATGTGGCGACTGATTTGAAGACGCTGCAGAATGTTTTGCAAAATCCAAAGCAGCGCGGCGTATTTGGCGAATATTATTTATCAAGCGTGCTCGAAAATGTGCTTGCGCCCGGGCAGTATCAGACGCAGTATAAGTTTAAGGACGGCGAAATTGTTGACGCAGTGATTTTGCTTGACAAAGGGCGGATTTTGCCGATTGACAGCAAGTTTAGTTTGGAAAATTACAACCGTATGATTAACGCCAGCAGCAAAGAGCGCGAACAATTACTTACGAAAGTAAAGGCCGATTTGAAAGGGCGCATTGACGAAACGAGCAAATATATCCGCCCGGGCGAGCGTACGATGGATTTTGCGTTTATGTTCATCCCGAGCGAATCGCTGTATTATGATTTGTTGATTAATAACGTCGGTAGTGGCGGCAGCTCGCGTGATTTGATTGAATACGCGTTTCGCGATAAGCATGTTATCATTGTTAGCCCGACGAGTTTCATGGCATATTTGCAAACAGTATTGCAGGGTTTGCGCAGTTTGCAAATTGAAGAGCAGGCAAAGGATATTCAAGTGCGTGTCGGTAAATTAGGACAGCATATTGCGAAGTACGACGAGTATATGAATAAGCTCGGCAACTCGCTTGGTACGACGGTGAATCATTACAACAATGCATATAAAGAATTCGGCAAAGTCGATAAGGATGTCGTGAAGATTACCGGACGCGACACGGCGGTTGAGCCGCTGTTGATTGATCGCCCGAGTGTGCGTGATTGATAAAAATAAAAATCCCTCCGGCTAAGCGAAGGGATTTGTAATAAAGTAATGTGGCGGCTAGTCGTTCTTTTTGCTGTTTGCAATGAGCAAGTATAAATTACTGCCGACCATCGCGCCAATCAATGCGCCAAGCAGCGATTCAAGCGTGAAGCGCGATTTGCTGACTTCGCCTGCCGACGCGGAGCTGTTTGTTAATTCGGCTTTCGTGTGATCGGTCATCGCGAGCGCAATAGCTGGGTTCAGGCTTGCGCTTTTGACGTATGCTGAATGCGGAATTTCAACATCTTTGCTGCTGTTCGCCGATTGCGAAGCCTTTTGGTAGTCGGCGACCGCTTGCGTTTTCGTTTTATTTAACAAATAGTTTGAGCTGAGTAATCCGACAGTAAGCGCCAAACCAATTGTTAGCGCCCGCAGCCCTACGCTCAGTTGCTCGCGGGTGACTGCGGCGGTCAGTGCGAACAAGAATACTGCCGTACCGACTAGCTCAATGCCGAAAATTGACCAGTCCATGCTGGTAAAGTTGTCAAAACTAAAGTTGATAGAATTGTGCGCGATTGTGTTTGTCAGAATGACAGCCAGCATCGCACCGAGGAATTGCGACCCCCAGTAGAACGGTAGTAGGATTGGCTTTAATTTACGA
This portion of the TM7 phylum sp. oral taxon 349 genome encodes:
- a CDS encoding DNA recombination protein RmuC codes for the protein MELILIVLPIIVIVGLACGLIILAQKINKLTQQSAVELVKSDVVELSRSIAALQQTMGDKLERSQLATQQSVQKQLSESAKLVADVTQRLTKLDETNKRVVDVATDLKTLQNVLQNPKQRGVFGEYYLSSVLENVLAPGQYQTQYKFKDGEIVDAVILLDKGRILPIDSKFSLENYNRMINASSKEREQLLTKVKADLKGRIDETSKYIRPGERTMDFAFMFIPSESLYYDLLINNVGSGGSSRDLIEYAFRDKHVIIVSPTSFMAYLQTVLQGLRSLQIEEQAKDIQVRVGKLGQHIAKYDEYMNKLGNSLGTTVNHYNNAYKEFGKVDKDVVKITGRDTAVEPLLIDRPSVRD
- a CDS encoding aquaporin, with translation MATRKAASTKKATAKKPAAAKASKTTVRTVSTSAPKKKAPAVNTEPVVTVAKREKTTTLPKNIINVIFAELVGTFILTLVALTSFNDGSIGAIAIGFALSIIVMTVGAVSGAHVNPAVTLGLWSVRKLKPILLPFYWGSQFLGAMLAVILTNTIAHNSINFSFDNFTSMDWSIFGIELVGTAVFLFALTAAVTREQLSVGLRALTIGLALTVGLLSSNYLLNKTKTQAVADYQKASQSANSSKDVEIPHSAYVKSASLNPAIALAMTDHTKAELTNSSASAGEVSKSRFTLESLLGALIGAMVGSNLYLLIANSKKND